The following proteins come from a genomic window of Ictalurus furcatus strain D&B chromosome 26, Billie_1.0, whole genome shotgun sequence:
- the rdh8b gene encoding retinol dehydrogenase 8b isoform X3 codes for MAAPGQKVVLITGCSSGIGLWIATLLAKDEQQRYYVLATMRDLKKKERLLEAVGDVYGKTLSLLTLDVCSDESISECINSIKDRHIDILINNAGVGLVSPVECVSMEEVRSVFETNVFGVIRMIKAVVPDMKKRRAGHIIIISSTMGLQGVVFNDVYAASKFAVEGFSESLAVQLLKFNIIVSMIEPGPVHTDFELKMTERISQKDYPGLDAETLHYFKDVYLPASVDVFQTLGQTPQQIAMITKQVIETRPPRFRTLTNPLYTPLVALKMADEGGDLSVRSLYHLLFNLGGVMKISMNTLKCLTCACLRTRTVSPD; via the exons ATGGCTGCTCCTGGACAGAAGGTGGTGTTGATCACGGGTTGTTCTTCAGGAATAGGGCTGTGGATTGCTACGCTGCTTGCTAAAGATGAACAACAGAGATATTACG tcttaGCTACGATGAGGGACCTGAAGAAGAAAGAGCGGTTGTTGGAGGCGGTGGGTGATGTGTACgggaaaactctctctctcctcacactTGACGTGTGCAGTGACGAGTCTATCTCAGAGTGTATCAACAGCATtaaagacagacacatagacattCTGa ttaatAACGCAGGTGTGGGTCTGGTCAGCCCGGTGGAGTGTGTGTCCATGGAGGAGGTGCGGAGTGTGTTTGAGACTAATGTGTTCGGAGTGATCAGGATGATTAAAGCCGTTGTTCCGGACATGAAGAAACGCCGAGCGggacacatcatcatcatcagcagcaccATGGGCctgcaag gCGTGGTGTTTAACGATGTCTACGCTGCGTCTAAGTTCGCTGTCGAGGGGTTTTCTGAAAGTCTTGCTGTGCAGCTGCTCAAGTTTAACATCAT cgTATCGATGATCGAGCCCGGGCCTGTCCACACTGATTTCGAGCTGAAAATGACGGAGCGTATCTCTCAGAAAGACTACCCTGGACTTGATGCTGAAACGCTGCACTACTTCAAGGATGTTTATCTCCCTGCATCAGTGGACGTCTTTCAAACACTCGGGCAAACGCCCCAGCAGATCGCCATG ATCACTAAGCAGGTGATTGAGACGCGGCCTCCTCGTTTCCGCACCCTCACGAACCCTCTGTACACGCCGCTGGTGGCTCTGAAGATGGCCGACGAGGGCGGAGACCTGTCCGTACGCTCGCTTTATCACCTGCTCTTTAACCTGGGCGGAGTCATGAAGATCAGCATGAACACACTCAAGTGCCTCACCTGTGCGTGTTTACGGACTAGAACTGTCTCAcctgactaa
- the rdh8b gene encoding retinol dehydrogenase 8b isoform X1 translates to MVLQVWKVVELQVWKVVKMVLQVWKVVELQVWKVVELQVWKAVKMVLQLFSLSRHIMAAPGQKVVLITGCSSGIGLWIATLLAKDEQQRYYVLATMRDLKKKERLLEAVGDVYGKTLSLLTLDVCSDESISECINSIKDRHIDILINNAGVGLVSPVECVSMEEVRSVFETNVFGVIRMIKAVVPDMKKRRAGHIIIISSTMGLQGVVFNDVYAASKFAVEGFSESLAVQLLKFNIIVSMIEPGPVHTDFELKMTERISQKDYPGLDAETLHYFKDVYLPASVDVFQTLGQTPQQIAMITKQVIETRPPRFRTLTNPLYTPLVALKMADEGGDLSVRSLYHLLFNLGGVMKISMNTLKCLTCACLRTRTVSPD, encoded by the exons atggtgttgcaggtatggaaggtggtggagctgcaggtatggaaggtggtgaagatggtgttgcaggtatggaaggtggtggagctgCAG gtatggaaggtggtggagctgCAGGTATGGAAGGCGGTGAAGATGGtgttgcag cttttctctctctcaagacACATCATGGCTGCTCCTGGACAGAAGGTGGTGTTGATCACGGGTTGTTCTTCAGGAATAGGGCTGTGGATTGCTACGCTGCTTGCTAAAGATGAACAACAGAGATATTACG tcttaGCTACGATGAGGGACCTGAAGAAGAAAGAGCGGTTGTTGGAGGCGGTGGGTGATGTGTACgggaaaactctctctctcctcacactTGACGTGTGCAGTGACGAGTCTATCTCAGAGTGTATCAACAGCATtaaagacagacacatagacattCTGa ttaatAACGCAGGTGTGGGTCTGGTCAGCCCGGTGGAGTGTGTGTCCATGGAGGAGGTGCGGAGTGTGTTTGAGACTAATGTGTTCGGAGTGATCAGGATGATTAAAGCCGTTGTTCCGGACATGAAGAAACGCCGAGCGggacacatcatcatcatcagcagcaccATGGGCctgcaag gCGTGGTGTTTAACGATGTCTACGCTGCGTCTAAGTTCGCTGTCGAGGGGTTTTCTGAAAGTCTTGCTGTGCAGCTGCTCAAGTTTAACATCAT cgTATCGATGATCGAGCCCGGGCCTGTCCACACTGATTTCGAGCTGAAAATGACGGAGCGTATCTCTCAGAAAGACTACCCTGGACTTGATGCTGAAACGCTGCACTACTTCAAGGATGTTTATCTCCCTGCATCAGTGGACGTCTTTCAAACACTCGGGCAAACGCCCCAGCAGATCGCCATG ATCACTAAGCAGGTGATTGAGACGCGGCCTCCTCGTTTCCGCACCCTCACGAACCCTCTGTACACGCCGCTGGTGGCTCTGAAGATGGCCGACGAGGGCGGAGACCTGTCCGTACGCTCGCTTTATCACCTGCTCTTTAACCTGGGCGGAGTCATGAAGATCAGCATGAACACACTCAAGTGCCTCACCTGTGCGTGTTTACGGACTAGAACTGTCTCAcctgactaa
- the rdh8b gene encoding retinol dehydrogenase 8b isoform X2 — translation MEGGGAAGMEGGEDGVAGMEGGGAAGMEGGEDGVAGMEGEAALSKDLSRHIMAAPGQKVVLITGCSSGIGLWIATLLAKDEQQRYYVLATMRDLKKKERLLEAVGDVYGKTLSLLTLDVCSDESISECINSIKDRHIDILINNAGVGLVSPVECVSMEEVRSVFETNVFGVIRMIKAVVPDMKKRRAGHIIIISSTMGLQGVVFNDVYAASKFAVEGFSESLAVQLLKFNIIVSMIEPGPVHTDFELKMTERISQKDYPGLDAETLHYFKDVYLPASVDVFQTLGQTPQQIAMITKQVIETRPPRFRTLTNPLYTPLVALKMADEGGDLSVRSLYHLLFNLGGVMKISMNTLKCLTCACLRTRTVSPD, via the exons atggaaggtggtggagctgCAGGTATGGAAGGCGGTGAAGATGGtgttgcaggtatggaaggtggtggagctgCAGGTATGGAAGGCGGTGAAGATGGtgttgcaggtatggaaggtgaAGCTGCACTCTCTAAAGATCTCAGTAg acACATCATGGCTGCTCCTGGACAGAAGGTGGTGTTGATCACGGGTTGTTCTTCAGGAATAGGGCTGTGGATTGCTACGCTGCTTGCTAAAGATGAACAACAGAGATATTACG tcttaGCTACGATGAGGGACCTGAAGAAGAAAGAGCGGTTGTTGGAGGCGGTGGGTGATGTGTACgggaaaactctctctctcctcacactTGACGTGTGCAGTGACGAGTCTATCTCAGAGTGTATCAACAGCATtaaagacagacacatagacattCTGa ttaatAACGCAGGTGTGGGTCTGGTCAGCCCGGTGGAGTGTGTGTCCATGGAGGAGGTGCGGAGTGTGTTTGAGACTAATGTGTTCGGAGTGATCAGGATGATTAAAGCCGTTGTTCCGGACATGAAGAAACGCCGAGCGggacacatcatcatcatcagcagcaccATGGGCctgcaag gCGTGGTGTTTAACGATGTCTACGCTGCGTCTAAGTTCGCTGTCGAGGGGTTTTCTGAAAGTCTTGCTGTGCAGCTGCTCAAGTTTAACATCAT cgTATCGATGATCGAGCCCGGGCCTGTCCACACTGATTTCGAGCTGAAAATGACGGAGCGTATCTCTCAGAAAGACTACCCTGGACTTGATGCTGAAACGCTGCACTACTTCAAGGATGTTTATCTCCCTGCATCAGTGGACGTCTTTCAAACACTCGGGCAAACGCCCCAGCAGATCGCCATG ATCACTAAGCAGGTGATTGAGACGCGGCCTCCTCGTTTCCGCACCCTCACGAACCCTCTGTACACGCCGCTGGTGGCTCTGAAGATGGCCGACGAGGGCGGAGACCTGTCCGTACGCTCGCTTTATCACCTGCTCTTTAACCTGGGCGGAGTCATGAAGATCAGCATGAACACACTCAAGTGCCTCACCTGTGCGTGTTTACGGACTAGAACTGTCTCAcctgactaa